A single window of Caldicellulosiruptor bescii DSM 6725 DNA harbors:
- a CDS encoding DUF6809 family protein: MITIEKAQTNDVFEKVFSQLTVDLVSYRSNEILKDPEYLKTTGKIDILEAKLKELMSKEALEIYTEIEELQNYLCAIYALHGYKQGLKDGAKLTVKLLTE, from the coding sequence ATGATAACAATTGAGAAAGCTCAAACAAATGATGTATTTGAAAAAGTCTTTTCGCAGCTAACAGTTGACCTTGTAAGCTATAGGTCTAACGAGATTTTAAAAGACCCAGAGTATTTAAAGACAACAGGCAAAATTGATATCCTTGAGGCAAAGCTCAAAGAACTGATGAGTAAAGAAGCTTTAGAAATTTACACAGAGATTGAAGAACTCCAGAACTACCTATGTGCAATTTATGCACTTCACGGTTACAAACAAGGTCTCAAAGATGGTGCAAAACTGACAGTAAAGCTTTTGACTGAATGA
- a CDS encoding DUF927 domain-containing protein produces the protein MTKQYKNVDLDKYIDYEKFYSRYLSNMKKTGTDKISAQCPFHDDQHNSFWFRIQNGCWKCEAGCGNGNAITFLERIEKISRKEAYKILLKEAGLLKDDEKKEKLMKYTLDDYSKEKKLPIEFLTKICEMKQEDYNKRYVSIYYKDDQGNTAGIRKRYYPSSKKRFAWVQGARVVPYGLWRLSEFNKDYIILVEGESDTQTLWYHGYQALGIAGASNLRCEDFKHLEKFEKVYIWQEPDRGGTTFIERFIRLAGETGFDKPCFILQSDKFKDVSEIHIHHNSNHERFVEEINSIIENAKPINIEKQNKNLFGVDFKYNTPQGYYITPEGILKENVSKKTEEITTIEVTKTPVIISKKLKEIETNLEKVELVYLTNNLKNSIVIDKGVIVSTREILELANYGILVNSNNAKLLVQYLYDFESANLKELPTLLMSKKLGWYKEMFIPYEPNIIVVQSDALFEGLIPAGTFQAWQQGMKEFRYNEAFRFLMAASFTAPLLRLLNQRIFLIHLWGDSRSGKTATLKAALSIWGNPDDLVVTFNATKVGLEKIANFYNDLPIGIDERQVANNQEFIENLVYMLSLGKGKLRGSKGGGLQPLSTWHTVILSTGEEPLSSTTSNEGVFTRTIEINLKPFDNEEQARACYEVIQSNYGWAGREWIKTIQQNKNIIQKIKTTSQSLFDTILKKYPKILQSHAMALALVGAVDMTTSKLIFGEKHPEPITEIVISAIAEQLQGVEEVDIGQRAYDYILDMINAHIKNFEEEAKERWGFLQDGVVEFFPSVLEKLLREMNFNPKKVYAAWEEKGLIKVTYEKDCKRYSVLKKKAGKVFRIVEIKLPSQEESKVI, from the coding sequence ATGACAAAACAATACAAGAACGTAGATTTAGATAAATATATAGATTATGAGAAGTTTTATAGTCGATACCTCTCCAACATGAAAAAGACTGGCACTGATAAAATAAGCGCTCAGTGTCCTTTTCATGATGACCAGCACAACAGCTTCTGGTTCCGAATCCAAAATGGCTGTTGGAAATGTGAGGCAGGTTGTGGCAATGGCAACGCTATCACGTTTTTAGAAAGAATAGAAAAAATAAGCAGGAAAGAAGCTTATAAAATTTTACTCAAGGAAGCAGGATTATTAAAAGATGACGAGAAGAAGGAGAAATTAATGAAATATACTTTAGATGATTACAGCAAAGAAAAGAAACTACCAATCGAATTTTTGACAAAAATATGTGAAATGAAACAAGAAGATTACAACAAAAGATATGTAAGCATATATTACAAGGACGATCAAGGGAACACAGCAGGAATCAGGAAAAGGTATTATCCAAGTAGCAAAAAAAGGTTCGCTTGGGTTCAAGGTGCGCGGGTTGTTCCATATGGACTCTGGCGACTAAGCGAATTCAATAAGGATTACATTATACTTGTTGAAGGTGAGAGTGATACCCAAACCCTTTGGTATCATGGATATCAAGCTTTGGGTATTGCTGGAGCCAGCAATTTAAGATGTGAAGATTTTAAACACTTAGAGAAGTTTGAAAAAGTATATATTTGGCAGGAACCAGACAGGGGTGGGACAACTTTTATAGAAAGGTTTATAAGACTTGCAGGTGAAACTGGTTTTGATAAACCTTGCTTTATACTGCAAAGCGATAAATTTAAGGATGTGTCCGAAATACACATCCACCACAACAGTAATCACGAAAGATTTGTTGAAGAAATAAACAGCATTATAGAAAATGCAAAGCCAATAAATATTGAAAAACAAAATAAAAATCTCTTTGGTGTGGATTTCAAATATAATACTCCACAGGGGTATTATATCACACCAGAAGGGATTTTGAAAGAAAATGTATCAAAGAAGACTGAAGAAATTACTACTATTGAGGTTACTAAAACTCCAGTTATCATTAGTAAAAAATTAAAAGAAATTGAAACAAACCTTGAAAAAGTTGAACTTGTTTATCTTACAAATAATTTGAAAAACTCTATTGTAATTGATAAAGGAGTAATAGTAAGCACACGCGAGATTTTAGAACTTGCTAACTATGGTATTCTTGTCAACTCAAATAATGCAAAGCTATTAGTTCAGTATCTGTATGATTTTGAAAGTGCAAATCTTAAAGAACTACCTACTCTACTTATGAGTAAAAAGCTTGGTTGGTATAAAGAAATGTTTATTCCCTATGAACCAAACATTATTGTTGTTCAAAGTGATGCTCTATTTGAAGGCTTAATACCAGCTGGAACATTCCAAGCTTGGCAGCAAGGAATGAAAGAATTTCGCTATAACGAAGCCTTTAGATTTCTAATGGCTGCGTCTTTTACAGCACCTCTTTTGAGGTTATTGAATCAACGAATATTCCTTATTCACCTATGGGGAGATAGTCGTTCTGGGAAAACCGCAACACTCAAGGCTGCCCTGTCAATTTGGGGTAATCCAGACGACCTTGTTGTAACATTCAATGCCACTAAAGTTGGTCTTGAGAAAATTGCAAATTTTTATAATGACCTACCTATCGGCATTGATGAGCGACAAGTCGCAAATAACCAAGAATTTATAGAAAACCTTGTATATATGCTGTCACTGGGTAAAGGCAAGCTCAGAGGATCAAAAGGTGGTGGATTACAACCACTCAGTACTTGGCACACTGTTATCTTATCAACAGGTGAAGAACCTCTGAGCAGCACAACTTCAAATGAGGGTGTATTTACCAGAACAATAGAGATAAATCTTAAACCTTTCGACAATGAAGAACAGGCAAGGGCTTGCTATGAGGTAATCCAAAGCAACTATGGTTGGGCTGGCAGAGAGTGGATAAAAACCATTCAGCAGAATAAAAACATTATCCAAAAAATCAAAACTACATCACAAAGTTTATTTGACACAATCCTTAAAAAATATCCTAAAATTCTTCAAAGTCACGCAATGGCTTTAGCATTGGTGGGTGCAGTTGATATGACTACATCAAAATTAATCTTTGGTGAAAAACATCCAGAACCTATAACAGAAATTGTTATATCAGCTATAGCTGAACAACTTCAAGGGGTAGAGGAAGTAGACATTGGGCAGCGAGCTTATGACTATATTTTGGACATGATAAATGCCCATATAAAAAACTTTGAAGAAGAAGCCAAGGAGCGGTGGGGGTTTTTGCAAGATGGCGTTGTAGAATTTTTCCCAAGTGTGTTGGAAAAACTTTTGCGAGAAATGAATTTCAATCCGAAAAAAGTTTACGCTGCATGGGAAGAAAAAGGTTTGATTAAAGTTACCTATGAAAAAGATTGCAAAAGGTACTCTGTTCTTAAGAAAAAGGCAGGAAAAGTTTTTAGGATTGTGGAGATTAAACTTCCTTCTCAAGAAGAAAGCAAAGTTATATAG
- a CDS encoding helix-turn-helix domain-containing protein, with translation MEIYNPQPQRDKIEKLTISIKEAAQMLGISYNVMLTLVHRKDFPKILAGQRRILIPKEAFIRWVNEQACQNK, from the coding sequence ATGGAAATCTACAATCCCCAACCTCAAAGAGACAAAATAGAAAAACTCACCATAAGCATTAAGGAAGCTGCCCAAATGCTTGGCATAAGCTATAACGTAATGCTCACTTTAGTCCACAGAAAAGACTTCCCCAAAATCTTAGCTGGGCAGCGACGAATCCTTATACCCAAAGAAGCTTTTATTCGCTGGGTCAATGAACAGGCTTGCCAGAATAAATAA